In Streptomyces nodosus, one DNA window encodes the following:
- a CDS encoding DUF4097 family beta strand repeat-containing protein, which translates to MARTTTRTGHTGTIRAVAALGVVAALLVTATACSGDAADDPHPDHRAFALHGRTLTVDSQDSALEMVPADVSQVKVTRWFRGNVLVGGNPRVTWAMKDDRLVLRVKCSGVVASCSAKHRIEVPRGVSVKVESSDGSVRAQGFKEPLDIRSRDGSVRVADSTGPLTLASTDGSIHASGVSARRVHATTRDGSVHLELGTVPDQVQANAVDGSVTITLPRASYRVSTQAQDGSVHVSVPRDPGSSHVVDAHTRDGSITIRTAG; encoded by the coding sequence ATGGCTCGTACGACGACGCGAACAGGCCATACCGGCACCATCCGGGCAGTCGCTGCCCTGGGGGTCGTCGCGGCGCTCCTGGTGACGGCCACCGCGTGCTCGGGCGACGCGGCGGACGACCCGCATCCGGATCACCGCGCCTTCGCCCTGCACGGACGTACGCTCACCGTCGACTCCCAGGACTCGGCGCTGGAGATGGTCCCGGCCGATGTGAGCCAGGTCAAGGTCACCCGGTGGTTCCGGGGGAACGTGTTGGTCGGCGGGAATCCCCGGGTGACCTGGGCCATGAAGGACGACCGGCTCGTGCTGCGGGTGAAGTGCTCCGGTGTGGTCGCGTCCTGCTCCGCCAAGCACCGGATCGAGGTGCCGCGCGGGGTCTCCGTGAAGGTCGAGAGCTCCGACGGGAGCGTGCGGGCACAAGGCTTCAAGGAGCCGCTGGACATTCGTTCCCGGGACGGTTCGGTGCGGGTGGCCGACAGCACCGGGCCGCTGACGCTGGCCAGCACGGACGGGTCGATCCATGCGTCGGGCGTGAGCGCACGCCGCGTGCACGCCACGACGCGGGACGGCTCGGTCCATCTCGAACTCGGCACCGTGCCCGATCAGGTACAGGCGAACGCCGTGGACGGCTCGGTCACGATCACGCTGCCCCGGGCCTCGTACCGCGTCAGCACACAGGCGCAGGACGGCTCGGTCCATGTGTCGGTCCCGAGAGATCCGGGCAGCTCCCATGTGGTCGACGCACACACACGAGACGGGTCGATCACGATACGGACGGCCGGATAA
- a CDS encoding coiled-coil domain-containing protein translates to MTARERDVTATPPEPYTPIAPCAPHDRPPSVRSAPTVMSTSGEHRTDGHDGSRARGRRPAGPAGPTDPAGAAPRGLPDGVRATGAPRPAPRRTGSGTGAGAGAARYALALIAAPLVAALLLPAAFAGGGTRRWFGGGRAEGQRAQAQAAKDAAAAAFYELDTAQRDLRISIETIAAVDDSPAARRAISGFEALGRRIDEVSHRYIEAVDAQDLDRVDLDASTASRARVDLTAAKDELKRVKRELDGFGESLGPLLGKAETQLARIAPAVERARQALRGAGGALDSVRASGLTADDLAARLAALAPELTKLNEGAGQHGATETLERAERVAREAEAVRSQAERLPERAAEIDHRLVSLRTRAQALTTRAGQVRPVLSELRRRFTATCWQDLQQVPEQADEAVRQAELKLSEAQKARDAQRWPDATSLLSTVRSLLNATDEAVSAAGDRLQRLNAVQKDPQQEIERTRFAIRDAQRLAMAGRNSPDPRHARPLDDSVARLNRAVATLEGRHPDYWHFLTETEAVRGTVAAVVTRIREERGAGH, encoded by the coding sequence ATGACAGCACGGGAGAGGGATGTGACGGCGACACCACCAGAGCCGTACACGCCGATTGCGCCATGTGCGCCTCACGACCGACCCCCGAGCGTTCGGTCCGCCCCGACGGTCATGTCCACATCCGGGGAACACCGGACGGACGGCCACGACGGCAGTCGCGCCAGAGGTCGGCGCCCCGCCGGTCCCGCCGGTCCCACCGATCCCGCAGGGGCGGCGCCTCGCGGCCTCCCCGACGGCGTCCGCGCCACCGGGGCGCCGCGGCCCGCGCCCCGTCGTACCGGCTCCGGCACCGGTGCCGGAGCCGGAGCCGCCCGGTATGCGCTCGCTCTCATCGCCGCGCCCCTCGTCGCCGCTCTGCTGCTCCCGGCGGCGTTCGCCGGTGGGGGTACGCGGCGGTGGTTCGGTGGGGGGCGGGCCGAGGGGCAGCGGGCTCAGGCCCAGGCCGCCAAGGACGCCGCCGCGGCCGCCTTCTACGAGCTGGACACCGCGCAGCGCGATCTGAGGATCTCGATCGAGACCATCGCCGCTGTCGACGACTCCCCTGCCGCCCGGCGCGCGATCAGCGGCTTCGAGGCGCTGGGACGGCGTATCGACGAGGTCAGTCACCGCTATATCGAGGCCGTCGACGCGCAGGACCTCGACCGGGTGGATCTCGACGCCTCCACCGCCTCCCGCGCCCGTGTCGACCTCACCGCTGCCAAGGACGAACTCAAGCGCGTCAAGCGGGAGCTGGACGGCTTCGGCGAGAGCCTGGGGCCGCTGCTGGGGAAGGCCGAGACCCAGCTCGCCCGGATCGCCCCGGCCGTGGAGCGCGCCCGCCAGGCTCTGCGCGGCGCCGGCGGCGCCCTGGACTCCGTACGGGCCTCGGGGCTCACGGCCGATGATCTTGCGGCCCGGCTGGCCGCTCTCGCCCCCGAGCTGACCAAGCTCAACGAGGGCGCGGGACAGCACGGCGCGACGGAGACCCTGGAGCGCGCCGAGCGGGTCGCACGGGAGGCCGAGGCGGTGCGCAGCCAGGCGGAGCGGCTGCCGGAGCGGGCCGCCGAGATCGACCATCGGCTGGTGTCCCTCCGTACCCGGGCGCAGGCACTGACCACCCGCGCCGGACAGGTGCGGCCGGTGCTGAGCGAGCTGCGCCGCAGGTTCACCGCGACCTGCTGGCAGGACCTCCAGCAGGTGCCCGAACAGGCGGACGAGGCCGTGCGGCAGGCCGAGCTGAAGCTGTCGGAGGCGCAGAAGGCGCGTGACGCCCAGCGCTGGCCGGACGCGACCTCGCTGCTGTCGACGGTGCGGTCGCTGCTGAACGCCACCGACGAGGCGGTGTCCGCGGCCGGCGACCGGCTGCAGCGGCTCAACGCCGTGCAGAAGGATCCACAGCAGGAGATCGAACGGACCCGGTTCGCGATCCGGGACGCCCAGCGACTGGCCATGGCGGGGCGGAACAGTCCCGATCCGCGGCACGCCCGCCCGCTGGACGACTCCGTGGCCCGGCTGAACCGGGCGGTCGCCACCCTGGAGGGCCGCCACCCCGACTACTGGCACTTCCTGACCGAGACCGAGGCGGTGCGGGGGACCGTGGCCGCCGTGGTCACGCGGATCCGCGAGGAGCGGGGAGCGGGCCACTGA
- a CDS encoding amidase domain-containing protein, with protein sequence MKSRRLSRKRSRAAIVTAAAASVVAGAAMLPSWSAGAASVAEDPKVDPATKATFQQLADAVFTDRTEALVDGTASAQQKGRHHHKTSRFSGKVKLSQKQSRAENSALSELRGRKDRLAKLGEKYSAAKTEVALDATRVKGRKATVDVTETTTLTYAKAKGGEPKTTGFQAHHRLTFQADKQGDWQLTGIRDTDDGVAVNQPAEPPAVAPDTADDGNPPSATRSATTQPAPAAPKNFTASGYDYKAMADYAAKHWNNYNPDYPDFNGAGAGGDCTNFVSQALKAGGWKHVPGYTYDFHNWFGNSEIQSDSFVGVNEFSWFALSSKRATGLANVYQMDVGDVLQVDFDRDGSKDHSMIVNYRSPQGVPYLTYHSTNTYNRSVASIIASYPTAYYYAYRT encoded by the coding sequence TTGAAATCAAGAAGATTGAGCCGTAAGCGGAGCCGTGCGGCCATAGTCACGGCAGCGGCCGCCTCGGTCGTCGCCGGTGCGGCCATGCTGCCCAGTTGGAGCGCGGGCGCGGCGAGTGTCGCCGAGGACCCGAAGGTGGATCCGGCGACCAAGGCCACCTTCCAGCAACTGGCTGACGCCGTCTTCACCGACCGCACCGAGGCGCTGGTCGACGGCACCGCGAGCGCACAGCAGAAGGGGCGTCACCACCACAAGACGTCCCGCTTCTCCGGCAAGGTGAAGCTGTCGCAGAAGCAGTCCCGCGCGGAGAACTCGGCGCTGTCCGAGCTGCGTGGCCGCAAGGACCGCCTTGCGAAGCTGGGGGAGAAGTACAGCGCGGCCAAGACCGAGGTCGCCCTGGACGCCACCCGGGTGAAGGGCCGCAAGGCCACGGTCGATGTCACCGAGACCACGACCCTGACCTATGCGAAGGCCAAGGGGGGCGAGCCGAAGACCACCGGCTTCCAGGCCCACCACCGGCTGACGTTCCAGGCCGACAAGCAGGGCGACTGGCAGCTGACGGGCATCCGTGACACCGATGACGGCGTCGCGGTGAACCAGCCCGCCGAGCCGCCGGCCGTCGCACCGGACACCGCCGACGACGGCAACCCGCCGTCGGCCACCCGCTCGGCCACCACGCAGCCCGCTCCGGCCGCGCCGAAGAACTTCACCGCCTCCGGCTACGACTACAAGGCCATGGCGGACTACGCGGCCAAGCACTGGAACAACTACAACCCGGACTACCCGGACTTCAACGGGGCGGGGGCCGGAGGCGACTGCACCAACTTCGTCAGCCAGGCCCTGAAGGCCGGCGGCTGGAAGCATGTCCCCGGCTACACGTACGACTTCCACAACTGGTTCGGCAACTCCGAGATCCAGTCGGACTCGTTCGTGGGCGTCAACGAGTTCTCCTGGTTCGCGCTGTCCTCGAAGCGGGCCACCGGCCTCGCCAACGTCTACCAGATGGACGTCGGTGATGTGCTGCAGGTGGACTTCGACCGGGACGGGTCCAAGGACCACTCCATGATCGTCAACTACCGCAGCCCGCAGGGCGTGCCGTATCTGACGTACCACTCCACCAACACCTACAACAGGTCGGTGGCGAGCATCATCGCGTCGTACCCGACGGCGTACTACTACGCCTACCGCACCTGA
- a CDS encoding polysaccharide deacetylase family protein gives MTQSKGRRRRARSPRVSHLNMTLAGLLAVASVTVTFLAVSRHSDPAPAASAGDRQSPSPSPKPSRTPEWDGKTKILGDGSTSYTGPQKGGLKAEPLKPGQKPPQFVVFSWDGALEGDDHLFSHYRELAKRYDAHMTFFLTGIYLLPKEKKDLYHPPQHGVGAAAIDYATGEHVRTTLEQLREAYNDGNEIGTHFNGHFCGEKGGGDWSVEEWKSEIDQFFTFADKWKTNTGFTDIPALPFNFKNEVAGGRAPCLEGQKNLLAAIKDYGWRYDASSAGDFQIWPAKKSGIWDFPLQMLPYEGGKYQGLSMDFNFLYNQSDGETQGDPAKFAEWQQETVDSYMAGFDRVYYGSRAPLFIGNHFEDWNGGIYMKAIDQVVESVCTKKDVKCVSFKELADWLDVQKPETLERLRSLDPAQSPDWSTVVK, from the coding sequence ATGACTCAGAGCAAAGGCCGTCGCCGCCGTGCCCGCTCGCCCCGTGTCAGCCATCTGAACATGACCCTGGCGGGCCTGCTGGCCGTCGCGTCCGTGACCGTGACCTTCCTCGCGGTCTCCCGGCACTCCGACCCGGCCCCGGCCGCCTCGGCCGGCGACCGGCAGAGCCCCAGCCCGAGCCCCAAGCCCAGCCGGACGCCGGAATGGGACGGCAAGACCAAGATCCTGGGCGACGGCTCCACCTCGTACACCGGCCCGCAGAAGGGCGGGTTGAAGGCCGAGCCGCTCAAGCCGGGCCAGAAACCGCCCCAGTTCGTCGTCTTCTCCTGGGACGGCGCGCTGGAGGGCGACGACCATCTCTTCTCGCACTACCGGGAGCTGGCCAAGCGGTACGACGCCCATATGACGTTCTTCCTCACGGGCATCTATCTGCTGCCCAAGGAGAAGAAGGACCTCTACCACCCGCCCCAGCACGGGGTGGGCGCCGCGGCCATCGACTACGCCACCGGCGAGCATGTCCGCACCACCCTGGAGCAGCTCCGCGAGGCGTACAACGACGGCAACGAGATCGGCACCCACTTCAACGGCCACTTCTGCGGAGAGAAGGGCGGCGGAGACTGGAGCGTCGAGGAGTGGAAGAGCGAGATCGACCAGTTCTTCACCTTCGCCGACAAGTGGAAGACCAACACGGGCTTCACGGACATACCGGCGCTGCCCTTCAACTTCAAGAACGAGGTGGCCGGCGGGCGCGCGCCCTGTCTCGAGGGGCAGAAGAACCTGCTGGCGGCCATCAAGGACTACGGCTGGCGCTATGACGCCAGTTCCGCGGGCGACTTCCAGATCTGGCCGGCGAAGAAGAGCGGCATCTGGGACTTCCCGCTGCAGATGCTCCCGTACGAGGGCGGCAAGTACCAGGGGCTGTCCATGGACTTCAACTTCCTCTACAACCAGTCGGACGGCGAGACCCAGGGCGACCCGGCGAAGTTCGCCGAGTGGCAGCAGGAGACCGTCGACTCCTATATGGCCGGATTCGACCGCGTCTACTACGGCAGCCGTGCGCCTCTGTTCATCGGCAACCACTTCGAGGACTGGAACGGCGGCATCTATATGAAGGCCATCGACCAGGTCGTCGAGAGCGTGTGCACCAAGAAGGACGTCAAGTGCGTGTCCTTCAAGGAGCTCGCCGACTGGCTCGATGTGCAGAAGCCGGAGACGCTGGAGCGGCTGCGCAGCCTGGACCCCGCCCAGTCGCCCGACTGGTCGACCGTGGTGAAGTGA
- a CDS encoding transglycosylase domain-containing protein, translating into MQLKLPPAPKGDSAARAERPELPASDVTMQLKRPEPPAPDATMQLRTLQPEETGQLPERRSDRKPPARTGVVANLTGRLAPYTERLAPYARKLRPVYPRPGRTDWRRWVPSWRQWTGAVLASFGLSGLFLVFAYAATDIPQNLNTYATQQDNVYFWSDGTPMARTGWVQRQAMPLKDIPEKVRWAVLAAENESFYSDPGISFKGLSRALWRTVGEGDTQGGSTITQQYVKNVYLNQNQTVSRKFTEAMIALKLDNRMSKDKILEGYLNTSWFGRGTYGIQRAAQAYYGKDVNELNASEAAFLASLLKGAGLYDPTLNAANRDRAVERWEWTLDRMVKIGKLSQAERDTYRKFPEPLKQNPLHDTGTQTDYLVELVSQYAKKAAHISDQQFDLGGYQIYTTFDRKREEALTKAVTEARAQGKKENPGLAKAAHYGAASVAPDGRIIAVYGGPDHRTQGYNESNATTVQAGSAFLPFVYAAGLEHGVHKTRNGPATPVGPESVYDGDDAVPVTTPEGPYWDRSGRKVAAHNDGNESYGNISLHRALALSVNTPFMQLGMDTGLPKVRETAEAAGLLSSSMGPQVPTLSTGSATPSAIRMASGYATFAAEGTHTEPYSVRRITRNGSAVALATPKPHRAVGSEVARQVTEALAESFRTAHPGAAPDSAQVAGKAGTTEDDTASWYVGTASSVSTAIVVYRMDLSKSLEPLPLDGLAGTPADGVAYGIWSKAVSPLG; encoded by the coding sequence ATGCAGTTGAAGCTGCCGCCAGCCCCGAAGGGGGATTCCGCCGCGCGTGCGGAGCGTCCGGAGCTTCCGGCGTCGGACGTCACCATGCAGTTGAAGCGTCCGGAGCCGCCGGCCCCGGACGCCACCATGCAACTGCGGACGCTCCAGCCGGAAGAAACCGGCCAACTTCCCGAGCGCCGCAGCGACCGGAAACCCCCGGCCCGCACCGGGGTCGTCGCGAACCTGACCGGCAGACTGGCGCCGTACACCGAGAGACTCGCGCCCTACGCCCGTAAGCTCCGGCCGGTCTACCCCCGCCCGGGCCGCACCGACTGGCGGCGCTGGGTGCCCTCCTGGCGGCAGTGGACGGGGGCCGTGCTCGCCTCCTTCGGGCTGAGCGGCCTCTTCCTGGTCTTCGCGTACGCCGCCACGGACATACCGCAGAACCTGAACACCTACGCCACCCAGCAGGACAACGTCTACTTCTGGTCCGACGGCACTCCGATGGCCCGCACCGGCTGGGTGCAGCGGCAGGCGATGCCGCTGAAGGACATACCGGAGAAGGTGCGTTGGGCGGTGCTGGCGGCGGAGAACGAGAGTTTCTACTCCGACCCCGGGATCTCCTTCAAGGGCCTGTCCCGCGCCCTGTGGCGCACCGTCGGCGAGGGCGACACCCAGGGCGGGTCGACCATCACCCAGCAGTATGTGAAGAACGTCTATCTGAACCAGAACCAGACGGTGAGCCGTAAGTTCACCGAGGCGATGATCGCCCTCAAGCTCGACAACCGGATGAGCAAGGACAAGATCCTCGAGGGGTATCTCAACACCAGCTGGTTCGGCCGCGGCACCTACGGCATCCAGCGCGCCGCCCAGGCCTACTACGGCAAGGACGTGAACGAGCTCAATGCGAGCGAGGCCGCCTTCCTCGCCTCCCTGCTCAAGGGCGCCGGTCTGTACGACCCCACCCTGAACGCGGCGAACCGCGACCGCGCGGTGGAGCGCTGGGAATGGACCCTCGACCGGATGGTCAAGATCGGCAAGCTGTCGCAGGCCGAACGTGACACGTACCGGAAGTTCCCCGAACCGCTCAAGCAGAACCCGCTCCATGACACCGGCACCCAGACCGACTACCTGGTGGAGCTGGTCTCGCAGTACGCGAAGAAGGCCGCACACATCTCGGACCAGCAGTTCGACCTGGGCGGCTACCAGATCTACACGACGTTCGACCGCAAGCGGGAGGAGGCGCTCACCAAGGCCGTCACCGAGGCCCGGGCGCAGGGCAAGAAGGAGAACCCGGGCCTGGCGAAGGCCGCCCACTACGGCGCCGCCTCGGTGGCCCCCGACGGCCGGATCATCGCCGTCTACGGCGGCCCCGACCACCGTACGCAGGGCTACAACGAGTCCAATGCGACCACCGTCCAGGCGGGTTCGGCATTCCTGCCGTTCGTCTACGCGGCCGGGCTCGAGCACGGGGTCCACAAGACCCGGAACGGTCCGGCGACCCCGGTCGGCCCGGAGTCGGTCTACGACGGCGACGACGCCGTACCCGTGACCACGCCCGAGGGCCCCTACTGGGACCGCAGCGGCAGAAAGGTCGCCGCTCACAACGACGGCAACGAGTCCTACGGGAACATCAGTCTGCATCGGGCGCTCGCCCTGTCCGTGAACACACCGTTCATGCAGCTCGGCATGGACACCGGGCTGCCCAAGGTGCGTGAGACGGCGGAGGCCGCCGGACTGCTGTCCTCCAGCATGGGACCCCAGGTGCCCACGCTGTCCACGGGCAGCGCCACGCCCAGCGCGATCCGGATGGCGAGCGGATACGCCACCTTCGCCGCGGAAGGGACGCACACCGAGCCGTACTCGGTGCGGCGCATCACCCGCAACGGTTCCGCGGTCGCCCTCGCGACCCCCAAGCCCCACCGGGCGGTCGGCTCCGAGGTGGCCCGCCAGGTCACCGAGGCGCTCGCGGAGTCCTTCCGCACCGCCCACCCGGGCGCGGCCCCCGACTCCGCGCAGGTGGCCGGCAAGGCCGGAACCACCGAGGACGACACCGCCTCCTGGTACGTGGGCACGGCCTCCTCCGTGTCGACCGCGATCGTCGTCTACCGCATGGACCTGTCCAAGAGCCTCGAACCACTGCCGCTGGACGGACTCGCCGGCACCCCGGCCGACGGTGTCGCCTACGGCATCTGGTCGAAGGCCGTGAGTCCGCTCGGCTGA
- a CDS encoding FmdB family zinc ribbon protein, which produces MPRYEYRCRACGDTFELSRPMAESSAPASCPRGHEDTVKLLSTVAVGGTASTPAPAPRAGGPAGGCCGGGCCS; this is translated from the coding sequence ATGCCTCGCTATGAGTACCGCTGCCGTGCCTGCGGAGACACGTTCGAACTGAGCCGGCCGATGGCGGAGTCCTCCGCTCCGGCGTCCTGTCCCCGGGGTCACGAGGACACGGTGAAGCTGCTGTCCACGGTCGCGGTCGGCGGCACCGCGTCCACCCCCGCACCGGCCCCGCGAGCGGGCGGCCCGGCGGGCGGCTGCTGCGGCGGAGGCTGCTGCTCCTGA
- a CDS encoding HAD family hydrolase produces the protein MSPVLVASDLDRTLIYSSAALALTMPDPRAPRLLCVEVHESKPLSYMTETAAGLLTDLGDRAVFVPTTTRTRKQYQRINLPGPGPAYAICANGGHLLVDGVWDLDWHAAVLARLAEECAPLEEVCAHLAATADPAWLRKQRVAEDLFAYLVVERELLPEEWVKELNGWAETRGWTVSLQGRKIYAVPGPLTKGAAVREVARRTGATLTLAAGDSLLDADLLLAADRGWRPGHGELAEADWTAPGISALPERGVMAGERILREFLKATKDS, from the coding sequence ATGAGCCCCGTCCTGGTCGCCAGCGATCTCGACCGTACGCTGATCTACTCCTCCGCCGCGCTCGCGCTCACCATGCCGGACCCGAGGGCGCCCCGGCTGCTGTGTGTCGAGGTCCATGAGAGCAAGCCGCTGTCGTACATGACCGAGACCGCGGCCGGGCTGCTCACGGACCTCGGGGACCGGGCGGTGTTCGTGCCCACCACGACCCGCACCCGCAAGCAGTACCAGCGGATCAATCTGCCGGGTCCAGGACCCGCGTACGCGATCTGCGCCAACGGCGGCCATCTGCTGGTCGACGGCGTCTGGGACCTCGACTGGCATGCGGCGGTGCTCGCCCGGCTCGCCGAGGAGTGCGCACCGCTGGAGGAGGTCTGCGCGCATCTCGCGGCCACCGCGGACCCGGCCTGGCTGCGCAAGCAGCGGGTCGCCGAGGACCTGTTCGCCTATCTCGTGGTGGAGCGGGAGCTGCTGCCCGAGGAGTGGGTGAAGGAACTGAACGGCTGGGCGGAGACCCGCGGCTGGACGGTCTCCCTGCAGGGCCGCAAGATCTACGCGGTACCGGGGCCGCTCACCAAGGGCGCGGCCGTGCGCGAGGTCGCCCGGCGCACCGGGGCCACGCTCACGCTGGCCGCCGGGGACTCGCTGCTCGACGCGGACCTGCTGCTCGCGGCGGACCGCGGCTGGCGCCCGGGCCACGGGGAACTGGCCGAGGCCGACTGGACGGCGCCGGGGATCAGCGCCCTGCCGGAGCGGGGTGTGATGGCCGGGGAGCGGATCCTGCGGGAGTTCCTGAAGGCGACGAAGGACAGCTGA
- a CDS encoding phosphoribosyltransferase has protein sequence MKNVVWSGTWVAERLGVELVGDERLSEMLGLALRRNPKRAHLLVSNVLGKHVPQSPSVVYGHGFALGRRVRDLLGADGGEETGDPVVLGYAETATGLGHCVADGLGSAPYLHSTRRPVEGVARAGGFEESHSHATSHLLLPEDPELLAGEGPLILVDDEFSTGNTVINTLRELHRRYPRKRYVVVALVDMRSPADRGRLEDFARETGARVDLVTAAAGTVRLPEGVLEKGQALVARYEAAPHGTDPAPAEEGLPAQRVAPGVTPWAGADPWHPGRAVRVALGWPRGLPDGGRHGFTPEHRLRLEGALPAMAARLAEALPDGARRVLVLGSEELMYAPLRLARELEQIVPAEVSCSTTTRSPVLAVDDPGYAIRSRIVFPAHDDPADGPGERYAYNVAGAGFDAVVTVVDSAGDTPRLHAPGGLLDRLAAHTPHVLLAVVPAHVPAPPHASERPAMLPEPLRGPAFSSYPPDEVGWLLQDLSDVTLEAPTEEREEAIQNGGAHYAESLPVEYQPSEHYQELFHAALETSATRIARAVGVVTETVLAERFPGAADASGGAPARRPVLVSLARAGTPVGVLMRRWARRRHGLDLPHYAVSIVRGRGIDANALRYLADRYDPSDVVFVDGWTGKGAITRELAEAIREFEAADGVTGFDPEIAVLADPGSCVRTYGTREDFLIPSACLNSTVSGLISRTVLRSDLVGPHDYHGAKFYRELAGADVSVAFLDTVSARFAEVEEAVAAQTRELLSGDRTPTWEGWAAVERISKEYGIDDVNLVKPGVGETTRVLLRRVPWKILARSGAGADLDHVRLLAEQRGVPVEEVRELPYSCVGLIHPKYTRGATGADGRAVTG, from the coding sequence ATGAAGAACGTGGTCTGGTCCGGGACATGGGTCGCCGAGCGGCTCGGTGTCGAGCTCGTCGGCGACGAACGGCTCAGCGAGATGCTGGGGCTCGCGCTGCGGCGCAACCCCAAGCGGGCGCATCTGCTCGTGTCGAACGTGCTGGGCAAGCATGTCCCGCAGTCCCCGTCCGTGGTCTACGGACACGGGTTCGCGCTCGGCCGCCGGGTGCGGGACCTGCTGGGCGCCGACGGCGGGGAAGAGACCGGCGACCCGGTCGTCCTCGGATACGCGGAGACCGCCACCGGGCTGGGCCACTGTGTCGCGGACGGCCTGGGGTCCGCGCCCTATCTGCACTCCACCCGCCGCCCGGTCGAGGGCGTCGCCCGGGCCGGCGGCTTCGAGGAGTCCCACTCCCACGCCACCTCGCATCTGCTGCTTCCCGAGGACCCGGAACTGCTGGCGGGCGAGGGACCGCTGATCCTGGTCGACGACGAGTTCTCGACCGGCAACACGGTGATCAACACACTCCGCGAACTGCATCGGCGATACCCGCGGAAACGATACGTCGTGGTCGCCCTGGTCGATATGCGCTCGCCCGCCGACCGGGGGCGGCTGGAGGACTTCGCCCGGGAGACCGGCGCCCGGGTGGATCTGGTGACCGCGGCCGCGGGCACGGTGAGGCTGCCGGAGGGCGTACTGGAGAAGGGGCAGGCCCTGGTCGCGCGGTACGAGGCCGCCCCGCACGGCACCGACCCCGCACCGGCCGAGGAGGGCCTCCCGGCTCAGCGCGTGGCGCCCGGTGTCACGCCCTGGGCCGGAGCGGACCCGTGGCACCCCGGGCGGGCCGTCCGGGTCGCCCTCGGCTGGCCCCGCGGGCTGCCCGACGGAGGACGGCACGGCTTCACCCCCGAGCACCGGCTCCGGCTGGAGGGCGCGCTGCCCGCCATGGCGGCCCGGCTCGCCGAGGCCCTGCCGGACGGGGCCCGGCGGGTGCTGGTCCTGGGCTCCGAGGAGCTGATGTACGCACCGCTCCGCCTCGCCCGCGAACTGGAGCAGATCGTTCCCGCCGAGGTCAGCTGCTCCACGACCACCCGCTCGCCCGTCCTCGCCGTCGACGACCCCGGATACGCGATACGCAGCCGGATCGTCTTCCCCGCCCATGACGATCCGGCCGACGGCCCCGGCGAGCGCTATGCCTACAACGTCGCGGGCGCCGGCTTCGACGCCGTCGTCACGGTCGTGGACTCCGCGGGCGACACGCCCCGACTGCACGCTCCCGGCGGCCTGTTGGACCGGCTCGCCGCCCACACCCCGCACGTCCTGCTCGCGGTCGTGCCCGCTCACGTCCCCGCGCCCCCGCACGCTTCCGAAAGGCCCGCCATGCTGCCCGAGCCCCTCCGGGGTCCCGCCTTCTCCTCGTACCCGCCCGACGAGGTCGGCTGGCTGCTCCAGGACCTCTCGGACGTCACCCTGGAGGCGCCGACCGAGGAACGCGAGGAGGCGATCCAGAACGGCGGCGCGCACTACGCCGAGTCGCTGCCGGTGGAGTACCAGCCGAGCGAGCACTACCAGGAGCTGTTCCACGCGGCGCTGGAGACCTCGGCCACCCGTATCGCGCGGGCCGTCGGCGTGGTCACCGAGACCGTCCTCGCGGAGCGCTTCCCCGGTGCGGCCGACGCGAGCGGGGGCGCGCCCGCCCGGCGCCCCGTCCTGGTCTCGCTGGCCCGCGCCGGCACTCCCGTCGGCGTACTGATGCGCCGCTGGGCCCGCCGACGGCACGGCCTCGATCTGCCGCACTACGCCGTCTCGATCGTGCGCGGCCGCGGCATCGACGCCAATGCGCTGCGCTATCTCGCCGACCGGTACGACCCCTCCGATGTGGTCTTCGTCGACGGCTGGACGGGCAAGGGCGCCATCACCCGGGAACTGGCCGAGGCGATAAGGGAGTTCGAGGCCGCCGACGGCGTCACCGGCTTCGACCCGGAGATCGCGGTGCTGGCCGACCCGGGCTCCTGCGTGCGGACCTACGGCACCCGGGAGGACTTCCTGATCCCCTCCGCCTGCCTCAACTCCACGGTCTCCGGGCTGATCTCGCGTACGGTGCTGCGGTCCGACCTGGTCGGACCGCACGACTACCACGGCGCCAAGTTCTACCGCGAACTCGCCGGGGCCGATGTCTCGGTCGCCTTCCTCGACACCGTCTCCGCCCGCTTCGCCGAGGTCGAGGAGGCGGTCGCCGCACAGACGCGGGAACTGCTCTCCGGCGACCGCACGCCGACCTGGGAGGGCTGGGCGGCGGTGGAACGCATCAGCAAGGAGTACGGCATCGACGATGTGAACCTCGTCAAACCGGGCGTCGGCGAGACCACACGGGTGCTGCTGCGCCGGGTGCCCTGGAAGATCCTGGCGCGGTCCGGGGCGGGCGCCGACCTCGACCATGTGCGTCTGCTGGCCGAGCAGCGCGGTGTACCCGTGGAGGAGGTCCGGGAACTCCCCTACAGCTGTGTCGGGTTGATCCACCCGAAGTACACCCGGGGCGCCACCGGTGCCGACGGCAGGGCGGTGACCGGATGA